The following nucleotide sequence is from Actinomycetota bacterium.
CGAGCTGCCGGACGAGTTCGTCAGCGATATCGAGCATTGGTCCAGTCGCTCGGGCGTCGTGAAGATCAACTGCGCGCTGTCCAAGGCCCCGACACTGGCCGCGGACCCCGAGTGGAACGACTACAGCGGCGGCTTCGAGATCGCGCCGTCGATCGATCAGCTGGAACGGTCGTTCGAGGAAGCGCGCGCGGGCAAGGCGTCGACGCTCCCGTTCAGCGACGGCGTGATCCCGACGGCGCTCGATCCGTCGCTCGCTCCGGAGGGCGCGCACGTGGTGTCGCTCTTCACGCAGTGGGTGCCCCACGAGTGGTCGAAGGAGCCGCACCGGGACGAACTCGAGGCGTACGCCGATCGCGTGATCCAGTCCTACGACGACGCCGCGCCGGGGTTCAAGGAGTCCGTGATCGCGCGACAGGTGATCGGCCCGTACGACATGGAGAACGAGTGGCACCTGATCGGCGGCAACATCTTCCACGGCGAGCTGTCGGCCGATCAGCTGTTCCATTTGCGGCCGGCGCCCGGCTACGCCGACTACCGCACGCCGATCCACGGGCTGTACCAGTGCTCGAGCGCGACGCACGGGGGCGGCGGTGTCTGCGGCATCCCGGCGTACAACTGCGTCCGCGAGATACGGCTCGACCGCAGACGCGGCGTCCTGAAGTAGATGAACGAACCGTACTCGTTCACGTTCTACACGGCGTCGTGGTACCGGCGTTCGCCGTACTGGCAGCGGTCGGTCGAGGCGGGCTGTCGGAGCTGGGACCTGTACAACCACATGTTGATCCCGACGCTGTACGACGACGACGAGGCCGAGTACTGGCACCTGGTCAACCACGTCACGCTGTGGGACGTTGCGGTGGAACGGCAGGTCGAGATCACCGGCCCAGACGCCGCGGCGTTCACCCAGTTACTGACGTGCCGAGACCTCTCGCGCTGTGAAGTGCTGCAGTGCAAGTACGCGCCGATCATCGCGCCCGGTGGCGGAATCGTTAACGACCCGATCTTGCTGAGGCTGGGCGAGGACCGGTTCTGGCTGTCGACCGCCGACTCCGACGCGCTCCTGTTTGCGCTCGGCGTGCAGGCATTCGCCGGACTCGACGTGTCGATCAGAGAGCCCGACGTTTCGCCGCTGCAGGTGCAGGGGCCAAGGAGCAAGGACGTGATCCGATCGCTGTTCGGCGATGAGGTCGCGGACCTCCGGTACTACCGGTGCTGGGAGGGCTCGGTCGGCGACATCCCCGTCGTGGTGTCCCGAACGGGGTGGAGCGGCGAGGTCGGATTCGAGATCTACCTGTGCGACGGCGCGCGCGGTACCGAGCTCTGGGACCGGGTCATGAAAGCGGGCCGTCCGTTCGAGATCCGGGCGATCGCGCCGTCCGACCAACGAAGGCTCGAGGCGGGGATCTTCAACTACGGCAACGACATGGGCATCGCGGACACGCCGCTGCACGTGACGGGGATGGAGCGGCTCGTCGAACCCGGAGTCGACCACATCGGCCGGGAAGCGCTCGAGCGCATCGCGTCCGAAGGCGTCGATCGCAAGCTCGTCGGCGTCGAGATCGGCGGCGACCCATTCCGTCTGTGGCTCGAGGAGTTCTGGGACGTTCGGCACCGCGGCGAAACGGTCGGCCGGCTGACCAGCGCGTCGTACTCGTTCCGACTGAAGAGGAACATCGGATACGCGTGGGTGCCCATCGAGCTCGCCGCGCCCGGGAACGAGGTCGAGGTGCTCTCCCAGGACGGGCCGGTACCGGCCGTGACGGCGACGCTTCCGTTTCTCGATACGAACAAAGACATCCCGGTGTCGTAGTCATGGTCGCGCAGCGGCTTTGTCGAGGATGATGCACCCGTGGAGTCGCTCGGTGGTTCGCTCCTCGTCGCCGGTCCGTCGCTGTGGGACCCGAACTTCCGGCGGGCAGTCGTGCTCGTCGGCCATCACGACGATGCAGGCGCCGTTGGCGTCGTGCTGAACCGAGCGACCGAGGTCGACGTCGTCGATGCCGCGCCTCCCCTGGCAACGCTCGTCGGGCTGGGGCAACGCGTGTTCGTCGGTGGTCCCGTGCAGCCGCAGTCTGCCGTCGTCGTCGCGGATTTCGAGCGTCCCGAGCTCGCGGAGGTGATCGCGTTCGGCTCGATCGGATTCCTGCCCGACGGCGTCGACGCCGAAGGGATCGGACCGCTGCGGCGCGCACGTGTGTTCGCTGGCTACGCGGGGTGGGGTGCCGGTCAGCTCGAGCGGGAGATCGAAGAGGGGTCGTGGATCGTCGAGTCCGCCCGCGTCGAGGACGTGTTCACCGAGGAGCCCGACGATCTGTGGAGCGCCGTCGTGCGACGGAAAGGGCCGAAGTACCGGCTGATGGCGACGATGCCGCTCGATCCCTCACTCAACTGATGCGGCTCGAACGCGCGCGCTGACGATCGTGCCGTCCGAGACCTTCACGTTCTACGTCCAGCCCTGGTACCGGAAGTCGCCGTACTTCGACGCGACGAAGCGCCACGGGTGCACGAGCTGGGGTCTGTACAACCACATGCTGCTGCCGACGCTGTACGACGATCCGATAACCGAGTACTGGGCGCTGGTGAACGACGTCACCCTGTGGGATGTCGCGGTCGAGCGCTGTATCGAGGTGCGCGGTCCGGACGCGTTCGAGCTCATCGATTCGATCACGTGCCGCGACCTGTCCAGGGTCGAGGTCATGCAGGCGCGATACGTGCTGATCACTGCGCCGTGGGGCGGCATCGTGAACGACCCAGTCTTGCTCCGCCTTGCCGAGGACCGGTTCTGGCTTGCCCTCGCCGACTCGGACGCGCTTCT
It contains:
- a CDS encoding glycine cleavage T C-terminal barrel domain-containing protein; this encodes MNEPYSFTFYTASWYRRSPYWQRSVEAGCRSWDLYNHMLIPTLYDDDEAEYWHLVNHVTLWDVAVERQVEITGPDAAAFTQLLTCRDLSRCEVLQCKYAPIIAPGGGIVNDPILLRLGEDRFWLSTADSDALLFALGVQAFAGLDVSIREPDVSPLQVQGPRSKDVIRSLFGDEVADLRYYRCWEGSVGDIPVVVSRTGWSGEVGFEIYLCDGARGTELWDRVMKAGRPFEIRAIAPSDQRRLEAGIFNYGNDMGIADTPLHVTGMERLVEPGVDHIGREALERIASEGVDRKLVGVEIGGDPFRLWLEEFWDVRHRGETVGRLTSASYSFRLKRNIGYAWVPIELAAPGNEVEVLSQDGPVPAVTATLPFLDTNKDIPVS
- a CDS encoding YqgE/AlgH family protein, with product MESLGGSLLVAGPSLWDPNFRRAVVLVGHHDDAGAVGVVLNRATEVDVVDAAPPLATLVGLGQRVFVGGPVQPQSAVVVADFERPELAEVIAFGSIGFLPDGVDAEGIGPLRRARVFAGYAGWGAGQLEREIEEGSWIVESARVEDVFTEEPDDLWSAVVRRKGPKYRLMATMPLDPSLN